CTGCTCCTGGATGTTAGCACAGCCAGGATAGCCTCCATGGTGATGCATCCCTGTTGAGGTGCATTATGGGGGATTTGCTACCTCTTGCACTGACCCACACATGGTGTTGGGCTGCGGGAACTCTCTGCCACATGCTATTGCTGTGGCCAAGGTGTGGTGCATGCTGGGGGATTTCCTTCTGCTCCCCGGTGATGGCACTTACGGGGAGAGTAGAGGGCAGGTGTCTGTCTGGAAAGGGCTTGCTGCATCTTGCGCCCTATGTCAGGGAGCCTCCAGAGAAACTGCCCGTTGTAGGAGGTCTGCTCCAGGGCCTCGACCCGGGCCCCCAGGTTGCTGATCATCACATCCTTGAGGGCCAGGAGCGTGTCCTGCTGGGCCACCTGGAAGGAAGGGGATGGAGAAGTTGGTGGGAGTTGAGGTCTGGGGTCCAGTCGGTGGCTGGGATGCTCATGGGCAGGGTGCAATATACCACAAGGAAGGAGACAGGACAACGGGGCTAAGGTCATGGGTCAAGTGTCAAACGTGAGGTCATGGGTCAAGGTTCAGGCCTCATGGGCCCAAGCTGACCCATGGGGGAGCAGGTGCAAGGTGGTAGCCAATAGGGGGCGTTGTAGGGCAACTCGGAAAGGTCTTTGGTCTATTTTTGGACCCTGCATCGAATGGGAGGGGTCAGAGGTCAAAGTTGAGAGCACATGGGCCAACCACAGGTCCAATGCAGGGGGGTCAAAGGTCAGAACTCACAGGTCACCATGAAGTCACAGGTCAACTCTGAAAGCTCTTGGGGCAACCATGGGACTAATGTAAGGGATCAGAGGTCAAAGTTGAGAGCAGTGGGGTCATAGGTCAACCCTGAAAGTTCATGGCTAAACCATGGGGCCGAAGGCTGAATCTGAGGGCTCATGACTCAAATGTCAAATCCTTGGTCCAAGCTGGGGTCATAGGTCAACTCTGGGAGCAGGGGCCAAATGGGAGAGGTCAGAGGTCAACGAGCTGGCATGGGGGTTtctgacacccccgccccccccccagctgtggggCGAGCGCTGACCTTCTCCTCCAGGTACAGGATTCGGGCCATGGCTTCCCCCAGCACGTTGGCCGAGCCCCCGTTGGCCGAGCCTCTGGCCCCCTCGCGCCGGCCCATCTCCCGGCTCAGCACCGTCACGATGTTCTGCAAGGTCTTCTGCTGCGCCTCCACCTCGTCCAGCCGCTGGTCCAGCCGTCCCCGGGGCTCCTGCGGCCCCTGCACCACCTCCACCACGAGGCGCCGGCGGGACGGGGCCGCCAGGGCCTCGCCCTCCTCCACCATCCCAACCTGCGGATGGCGCACCTGTTACGGGCGAGAGGAGAGAGCTGAGCCCACGGGCCCCCCAGTCCCGccgtggggccagccctgcctgcccggggaaagcgccccctgctgagcctcccgccctgccccacagcgcccctggAAATACTCGTCCCCACATCTCCATCCGCCGCGTGCTAGGACAGTGCTTTGACGGGGGGACTAGCTTTTGTCTGAGCACTAGAGCCACGTGTCCCCCAGACCGACGTACCCGGTCCAGGTCGTTGAGCAGCTGCTTTCCCTGGTCCTCCAAACACTGAAGACAGGACAGGATCCCGGCCCTGCAAAGCCCGGGAGAGGAAAGGTGTCAGGGTATCGGCACTGCCTGGcacgggagagcgccccctgctgccccccacagcccagccccactgctgtcCCCTtaccctgctgcccccgccctgctccccgcagcccagcccccctggtgcCTCCTGCctcgctccctgctgccccccacagcccagccccactgctgtccccctgccccttaccctgctgcccccgccctgctccccgcagcccagcccccctggtgcCTCCTGCctcgctccctgctgccccccacagcccagccccactgctgtccccctgccccttaccctgctgcccccgccctgctccccgcagcctagcgccccctggtgcctcccgccctgctccctcctggcccccagcagcccagccccactgctgtccccctgccccttaccctgctgcccccgccctgctccccgcagcccagcgccccctggtgcctcCCGctccgccccctgctgcccccgccctgctgcccccgcccagcagcccctggtgcccgcccagcagcccagcgccccctgctgccccccagcgccccccacctGCTGGAGTCCCGCTCGCACTCTTTGCAGACGTGGTGCCCACAGTCCCTGCTGTGCCCCGGCTCCGTGAGCTGCTCGCACCAGTCGCACCGGGATCCCCCCTCGGAGGCTCCGGGcgccccccccagggacccctccggctccccctgctgggtggggctgggagccgagaGCAGCTTGGCGCTGCCCCAGGGGCTGAAGATTATTGAGCTCATctcggtggggggaggggatgcctGTGGGGAGAAAGAGCCAGACAGGAAAGGGTTAAACGGTGCTGATTGGCTGAGAGCCGgtgcaccctccctcccctgctcagaGCTGAGTGGCTGATAGTCAGTCATCTATCCCATTCcgagctctgattggctgggagTGGGTCTGTCCCATTCCCTGAGTCTGATTGGCCAGGGGGCAGTGGTCTATCCCACTCCCGGAGCTGACTGGCTAGGAGCGGTGGTATTTCCCATTCCCCAGGCCTGATTGGCTCAGAGACAATGACGTCTCCCATTAACTCTgtccctgtgctgattggctgaacAGCGAGGGTCTAGACCCTCCTCCgcgctctgattggctgggagGCTGGAACTTTTCCGGTCTATTCATTCAATCCCGGGTCCACGAGTCCCGAGTCCCCCTGGGGAATCCCCCGGGGGCCGCGGACGTTCCCGGAGAGACCCGCGGGGatcccccgcccccgtccccgCCGGGGCCTTTCCATTGGGGGCGCCCCCCAGCTgtgcctccaccctcccccagccagccccacagatcccccctcccgtccccctgccagccccagagccccccatccGCCCCCACAGATCCCCCCCACCCGTCAtccgtccccctccctcccccagccagccccacagatccccccacccgcccccccggccccacagaTCACCCCTCCCGCCATCCGTCCCCGTCCCTCCCCGAGCCAGCCCCACagtcccccccacccgccccccccgcccccccgatccccccgccccacccgtccccctgccagccccagagccccccccccccccccatccgccCCCACAGATCCCCCCCACCCGTCATCCGTCCCCCTCCGTccgactccctcccccagccctccccagacccccctcccccccatccaccccatccgtccccctctctcccccagcctgccccacagatcccccctcccgtccccctgccagccccagagccccccacccgcccccccggccccacagatcccccctccccacccgtccccctgccagccccagacccCCCCATCCGCCCCCACGCCCCAcagatcccccctccccaccatccaccccatccgtccccctgccagccccagagccccccccacccccatccgccCCCACAGATACCCCCTCCCGTCAtccgtccccctccctcccccagccagccccagacccccctccccaccatccaccccatccgtccccctctctcccccagccagccccacagatcccctccccccacccgtcccctgccagccccagagccccccatccgccccccccgatccccctcccccctccgtccccctgccagccccagagccccccatccgccccctccccccacccgtccccctgccagccccagagccccccatccgccccccccggccccacagatccccctccccaccatccaccccatccgtccccctctctccccctgccagccccagacccccccatccgccccccccccggccccacagattccccctccccaccatccaCCCCACtcgtccccctctctccccctgccagccccagacccCCCATCTGTCCCCCCCGGCCCACAGAGCCCCACAGATCCCCCATCCCCACCATCCACCCCATCCGTCCCCCTCTCTCCCACTGCCAGCCTCAGACACCCCCCCAGCCGTCCCCCCGGCCCACCCAGCCCGAGACAtcccccctcccaaccccatccgtccccctctctcccccccagccagccccagacccccacatctGTCCTCCCAGGCCCCACAGACCCCCCATCtgtcctccttcccccagccaaccccacagacccccctccccaccagccaccccatccgtctccctccctcccccagccagccccacagagcccccatccgtccccccccaggcagcaccagacccccccgccccacatctgtccccctccccccagcccgccccccagccccgtctccccgctcccccccagccccccgatcccggcccggccccgccccggggtCGCTCACCGCCCGATCCAGCCCGTCCGTGTGTCTGGGGCCCCGGCCGCGTCCGTCTGGCTGcgcccggcgccggcccggggaccccccgcccgccagccccgcccccagtgaCGTGCCGGCCGCGCGCGGAAatttcccccccacccgcagGGAATTCCAGTGACGTCACCAGGAGGGCCCCCCCCCggacatgccccccccccccgccagccgggAAAGGAGCccgagcggggtgtgtgtgtgtaactctgtgtgtgtgtgtgtgtgtgtgtgtgtgtgtgtgtccccctgccggctctgtgtgtgtgtgtgtgtgtgtgtgtccgtccctgCCAggtctctgtatgtgtgtgtgtgtgtgtgtccctgctggctctgtgtgtgtgtaagagagactgggtgtgtgtttgtgtccgTCCCtgctgactctgtgtgtgtgtgtgtctgtgtgtgtgcgcatgtgtccCTTcctggtctgtgtgtgtgtgtgtgtgtgtgtgtgtgtccctgccgggtgtgtgtgtgtctgtgtatctgtccctgccgtgtgtgtgtgtgtgtgtgtgtgtgtccccctgcCGGCTCTGTGgttttggggaaccagggcgcagtgtccagcctgtctgactcccACCCCCGCCAGCCTGTGCTTGtaccagagcagagcagagcgaaGACGTGGGgtgagcagcgggggggggggcaggggggacgacacacctagacccccccCTGACCAGGGTGGCCGGTGAAGACACCTGCACTAGCTCCGGGCTGCAGAgcagagaaccgcactgaactgtGGGGCCGGCCCGGGAGAGCCGGGCCCCACGGCGgcctgggaatctctgctccagacgGCAACGGCCCCACCTCTGCCCGCGCCCGGCTGGGCGGGATCAGCCCGGTTCCAGCGATGGATCCGGACTGACCCCAAACtgctgaggctggggggggggggggagtgtgactCCCCGGGAGAACCCCCCAGCGCCgagccccagcagctcctgctgtCCGGCCTGCAGAAAACCCCGGAGCCCCCAGCGCACCCACAACCCAGCCCAGCGTTCGCCCTCCAGCCCCGGTCAGGGCTCTGCCGCCGGGACCCGAACTCTGCATCTGCTCCCCCGGGACTCCCTCATCTCCTGCCCggtcgggctgggggctctgcctggctcctgccctcGGCTACCAGCCTCGCCTGGGACCCCCGACCAGTTCCAGCCCCGTGGAGTGGGTGAGATCCACCCCCAGCTCTGTTTTCTTCTCTACCTCAGGTGTTAACCGTTAACAGTGTCCCTGCGATGCGGGTTTAGGCTCCGCGCGTGGTTATCGctgttattcaataaataacattTATGCTTAAACTGCCTgcgtctccctctctctctgtctgaactttactcttgtgtctttagcttcccttttcattctgcagcaacgctcctctTACCTAAGCTGCAGATCCCTGTAGTGCCCAAGATCCCGCGGGGTTTGCCCAGCCAGGGGGTTGCTGCCGGTACAGCTGGGAGGTGAGAGTGGGGACAGGGACGTGCTGAACCCGGGACATACGAGGGGGGCAGCCTGGCAGAGCCGCTCGACCCAGCccgctgagtccagggacatacaaggggtcagcttgaaagtgctgattgacccggtccactcagactgtgtgtgtgtgtgtgtgagtgtgtgtgtgtgtgtccctgctggctctgtgtgtgtgtgtgtgtgtgtgtccctggtgtgtgtgtgtgtgtgtgtccctgctggctctgtgtgtgtgtgtgtgtgtgtgtgtgtccttgctggctgtgtgtgagtgtgtgtgtgtgtgtgtgtcccgctggctgtgtgtgtgtgtgtgtgtgtgtgtctccctgctgtgtgtgtgtgtgtgtgagtgtgtgtccttgctggctgtgtgtgtgtgtgtgtgtccctgctctctgtgtgtgtgtgtgtgtgtccctgctggctctgtgtgtgtgtgtgtgtgtgtgcgtgtccctgctggctctgtgtgtgtgtgtgtgtgtgtgcgtgtccctgctggatctgtgtgtgtgtgcggggggggggggggttggttaaTTCCTCACAAGCCGCCCCACAATGGCTGGTCTGTGGGGCTGCGGCCCCCTGGCACTTAACCGATCAGTGTGGGGCCGGGGTAAACAGACAGCACCGGCCCCGGCacggccctggggccatggggagccctgactgcccggcagagccccccgctgcccccccagcgccgcagcgAAGGGGTTGCAGCTGCCCGAGCTCTGTGGGTTTCCTGATTGCTTCACaacctccttcctcttcccctcagCGGCCGGGAACgaggcccctccccagagccagctgctccCAGAGGCCCCTCTGCCCGGATCACCCCCCGGCTCCACCATgcgcccccagctcctgcccctggcCCTCGCCCTCCTGGCAGCGCTGCCCCCAGGGGCGCAGGCAGGTAAGGAGCCAACCCAGCGGGGGCCGGGCCTCTCTCCCAggcggggtggggccggggctggggctgggctcgcTGGGGCGGCAGCCAACGGGGCGGGAGGCTCAGGGCTTGTCCCAGGGCCGAGAGGTCCCGGTGTAAACCACtgtcctgccccagaggtggctgcagctccgccCCGGGGGAGGGGTTCCTGTAtaaccagccgccccgccccagaggtggctgcatctctgcCCCGGAagaggggtccctgtataaccggccgccccgccccagaggtggctgcagctccacacgggggaggggtccccatataaccagccgccccgccccagaggtggctgcatctccgccccgggggaggggtccccatataaccagccgccccgccccagaggtggctgcatctccccCCCGAGGGAGGGGTTCCTCTATAACCACGAGCCTGGCgaggctgcgtccacactgcaaagcAAAGGGCCCCGGATCCTGGCTTGACTCCGGCTCGGCCCCTCTGTCCCCAGGACGCTGGTGTTGCGCGATGCGGGTGCAGCCGGCCCCTCGGCGGCACGGccggggctcctgcaggctgggcCCTGGCACGAGACGGCCCGAGCGACGGGAGCCGGCTGCTGGGGGCCGTGTGCTGTGATGCCCGCGGGCGGcttgtcctgcctgcagcctgGCGTCTCCTCGGGGACGGACGCAGGGCCGCAGCCGGGAGCTGGTAGCGGCCTCGTCCGGCCCCTGTGGATAAACACTGCCAGGGTGAGGGGCTGCGGGCGGGGCTTTGTCAGGGGTGAACAGCGACCCCCTTTGCTCGTTAGCAAGAGGGGGCTCTTAGGGTCATGGGGGGGATCCCTGTATacgggccccaccccagagctcggtGCAACACTGAGCAAGGGGATCCCTGTATAatcagccaccccaccccaccccagaggtggctgcatctcagcaccaggcgaggGGGCCCCGTCTCTCCAGGGCAGGACCCATCAGGCTCTGGTGTTCGCAGGCCCGGCGGTGACGGCAGAAGCCGGCTCGCGTGTGAGGCTCCCCTGCAACCTGACGGGGCCTGAGCTGAGCTGGCGGTGGGTCCCGCGGTACCCGCGCTGcgctggtggcagaggtgggacacAGACGATCTACACAGTGACGGCGGCCCAGGAACACGACGCTCCGGAGCGGAGGTTTCAGAAGCGGCTGCGGCTCCTAACGAGTCGGGGAAACCGAACCTCCGTCCTCGAACTCCGACCCGTCCACATGAACGACTCGGGGGCCTTCTTctgtgccagccccagccaggaggcCCCACTGATCTCCGTGACCGTCACCCCCGGTAACGGcactgccggggggaggggagccaggacgcctgggttctcgcctcgctctgggagggggaggggttaagGATTTTGACGGGGGGGGGGCTatagcctggggcgggggggggggggagtgacaagcagccagcaggggggTGTTGTTAACTGGATCCATCACTTTGGGCTCTGCCGCCACAGGCTGCCCGGCCGGGGCGTCCATCAGAATGATCCCCCAGGAGCCGGTCGTGGAGGGAGCGTCTGTGTCGCTCTCCTGTTCCCCCTGTGGGGCGCAGGGACCCACctcacccccagcagggggcccCACGTGGCGGCTCAATGGGGAAACGCTACCAAACTCCACAGGCCTTCGGATCCTGAGGTCTAACACGGTGACAATAGAGGGTTTCTCCAGCTCGTTCGAGGGTCTGTGGAGCTGCCACCTGCCTGGGGATCCCCCCCGGTCTGGGGGCTACTGCCTGGAGCACGTCCCGGGGGCGCACGGGACCCAGGAGAgccccccacccggccccggccccaccaGTCCAGGTGTGTGGATCTCCCCAGGCCCTGCGCCCCCTGCGCGTCTCCGCCCGATTCCAGCTCAACTGGGGCTGCAGGCGACCGGCTGAGAGGGGCAGAAATTAAAGGCACCAGCCCTGGGTGAAGCTGTTCcctgtggctgttccccagctcccacccagagttagctgcagctcagcgcccggcgaggggtccctgtgtaacCAGCCCCGTGTCCCacaccagaagtggctgcatctcagcgcccggcgaggggtccctggataACCAGCCCCGTGTCCCACCCCAGcgtaggcgctgactccatggctccagggctggagcacccacagggaaaaattactgggtgctccgcacccaccggcagccaagctcccccctcgtCTCCCCCAGTGCCCCGaggccccgctcctccccccccagcgcttcctgccgcctaacagctgtttgctgGTGATTATgactttccgggagggagggggaggagtggggacaccacacgctgggggggaggggggaggtggagaagaggcagggccagggcagggacttgggggagggggtggaatggggctggggtgacggtggtgcaggagcagggccggggcggagggggggtgtTGGGCACCCACCGGGAATGGGGGAAGTCGGTGCCTGTGCACCCCAGAGGTGCCGCATCTGAGCTCCAggtgaggggtccctgtgtatccaccccctgtcccaccccagaggtggctgcatctcagccctgggggaggggttccTGTATAACGATGAGCCCAGCCgggctgcgtccacactgcaaagcAAAGGGCCCCGGATCCTGGCTTGACTCCGGCTCGGCCCCTCCGTCCCCAGGACCCTGGTGTCGCGCGATGTGGGTGCAGCCGGCCCCTCGGCGGCTCGGCCGGGGCTCCTGCAGGCCGGGCCCTGTCACGAGACGGCCCGAGCGACGGGAGCCGGGTGCTGGGGGCCGTGTGCCGTGATGCCCGCGGGCGGcttgtcctgcctgcagcctgGCGCCCCCTCGGGGACGGACGCAGGGCCGCAGCCGGGAGCTGGTAGTGGCCTCACCCGGCCCCTGTGGATAAATCCTGCCAGGGCGAGGGGCTGCAACGGGGCTTTCTCAGGGGTGAACGGTGCTGAATGGCGACCCCCTTTGCTCGTTAGGGGCTCCAAGGGTCACGGGGGATCCCTGTATacgggccccaccccagagctaggTGCAACACTGAGCAAGGGGATCCCTGTATAAtcagccaccccaccccagaggtggctgcatctcagcaccaggcgaggGGGGCCCCGTCACGT
The sequence above is a segment of the Mauremys mutica isolate MM-2020 ecotype Southern chromosome 12, ASM2049712v1, whole genome shotgun sequence genome. Coding sequences within it:
- the LOC123344886 gene encoding TNF receptor-associated factor 2-like isoform X1; the encoded protein is MTDYQPLSSEQGREGAPALSQSAPFNPFLSGSFSPQASPPPTEMSSIIFSPWGSAKLLSAPSPTQQGEPEGSLGGAPGASEGGSRCDWCEQLTEPGHSRDCGHHVCKECERDSSRAGILSCLQCLEDQGKQLLNDLDRVRHPQVGMVEEGEALAAPSRRRLVVEVVQGPQEPRGRLDQRLDEVEAQQKTLQNIVTVLSREMGRREGARGSANGGSANVLGEAMARILYLEEKVAQQDTLLALKDVMISNLGARVEALEQTSYNGQFLWRLPDIGRKMQQALSRQTPALYSPPFYTSRYGYKLCLKVYLNGDGTGAGTHISLFLVLMRGEYDCWLKWPFHHKVTFTLLDQVGDRHISSSFRPSEASSSFQRPVSNCNIASGVPEFFPLCQLHAPEATYIHEDTLAFKALIGDTNL
- the LOC123344886 gene encoding TNF receptor-associated factor 2-like isoform X2, producing MSSIIFSPWGSAKLLSAPSPTQQGEPEGSLGGAPGASEGGSRCDWCEQLTEPGHSRDCGHHVCKECERDSSRAGILSCLQCLEDQGKQLLNDLDRVRHPQVGMVEEGEALAAPSRRRLVVEVVQGPQEPRGRLDQRLDEVEAQQKTLQNIVTVLSREMGRREGARGSANGGSANVLGEAMARILYLEEKVAQQDTLLALKDVMISNLGARVEALEQTSYNGQFLWRLPDIGRKMQQALSRQTPALYSPPFYTSRYGYKLCLKVYLNGDGTGAGTHISLFLVLMRGEYDCWLKWPFHHKVTFTLLDQVGDRHISSSFRPSEASSSFQRPVSNCNIASGVPEFFPLCQLHAPEATYIHEDTLAFKALIGDTNL